The following are from one region of the Lynx canadensis isolate LIC74 chromosome D4, mLynCan4.pri.v2, whole genome shotgun sequence genome:
- the GLE1 gene encoding nucleoporin GLE1, which produces MPSEGRCWETLQALRSSDKGRLCYHRDWLLRGEDVLEECRSVPKLSSYSGWVVDHVLPHMQENQLSSETSESSRSTSDLEQPSCVPKSPVGTPAFSPVSSATPDGAEDKHESQHAEPMALQSSRGIKVEGCIRMYELVHRMRGREGLRQWQEEQERKVRALSEMASEQLKRFDERKELKHHKEFQDLREVMEKSSREALGHQEKLKAEHRHRAKILNLKLREAEQQRLKQVEQERLRKEEGQVRLRGLYGLQEEVLHLNQQLDASEQHKDVLKVDLSAFRTRGNQLCGLVSGIIRATSENGFPTAEDQAVAERALQEMRDLLTSLQQEIARACEDKRRQDLEAQVKRRDSHMQQGPEVHRETPAPSQGPGGKQNEDLQVKVQDSTMRWYHQLQDVSSQCVLAFEELTNSKDSQAKKVKMDLQKAATIPVSQISTIAGSKLKEIFDKIHNLLSGKPVQSGGRSVSVTLNPQGLDFVQYKLAEKFVKQGEEEVASHHEAAFPIAVVASGIWELHPRVGDLILAHLHRKCPYSVPFYPPFKEGMALEDYQRTLGYQVKDSKVEQQDNFLKRMSGMIRLYAAIIQLRWPYGGRQQIHPHGLNHGWRWLAQILNMEPLSDVTATLLFDFLEVCGNALMKQYQVQFWKMILLIKEDYFPRIEAITSSGQMGSFIRLKQFLEKCLQRKEIPVPKGFLTSSFWRS; this is translated from the exons ATGCCGTCCGAGGGTCGCTGCTGGGAGACCCTGCAGGCGCTGCGCAGTTCCGACAAAGGTCGCCTCTGCTACCACCGCGACTGGCTGCTGCGGGGCGAG gATGTTTTGGAAGAATGTAGGTCTGTTCCCAAGCTCTCTTCCTACTCCGGATGGGTGGTAGACCATGTCTTACCCCACATGCAAGAGAATCAACTATCCTCTGAGACTTCAGAATCCTCCAGATCCACTTCAGACCTTGAACAACCTTCCTGTGTTCCCAAATCTCCCGTCGGAACCCCTGCCTTCTCACCAGTTTCCTCAGCAACACCAGATGGAGCCGAG GACAAACATGAGTCCCAGCATGCAGAACCTATGGCACTTCAGTCCTCCCGGGGGATCAAAGTGGAAGGTTGCATCCGGATGTATGAGCTGGTGCACAGAATGAGAGGAAGA GAGGGCCTGAGGCAGTGGCaagaggagcaggagaggaaggTGCGAGCCCTCTCTGAGATGGCATCTGAACAACTGAAGCGCTTTGATGAACGGAAGGAACTGAAACATCATAAAGAATTCCAGGACTTACGGGAAGTGATGGAGAAGAG CTCCAGAGAAGCCCTGGGGCACCAAGAGAAGCTAAAAGCTGAGCATCGTCACAGAGCAAAG ATTCTCAACCTGAAGCTGAGGGAGGCTGAGCAGCAGCGCCTGAAGCAGGTGGAGCAGGAGCGGCTGCGGAAGGAAGAGGGCCAGGTCCGCCTGCGGGGCCTCTATGGCCTGCAGGAGGAGGTGCTGCACCTCAACCAGCAGCTGGACGCCTCTGAGCAGCATAAAGATGTGCTGAAGGTGGACCTGTCCGCCTTCCGGACCCGGGGCAACCAACTGTGCGGCCTCGTCTCGGGGATCATCCGGGCCACTTCTGAG AACGGCTTCCCCACAGCAGAGGACCAGGCTGTGGCTGAGAGAGCCCTGCAGGAAATGCGGGACCTCCTTACAAGCTTGCAGCAGGAGATCGCCAGGGCCTGTGAGGACAAGAGGAGGCAGGATTTGGAGGCCCAGGTAAAGCGGCGAGACTCACACATGCAGCAGGGGCCAGAGGTCCACAGAGAgaccccagctcccagccagGGCCCAGGAGGGAAACAGAATGAAG aCCTCCAAGTAAAGGTACAAGACAGTACAATGCGGTGGTACCACCAGCTGCAGGATGTTTCCAGTCAGTGCGTGTTGGCCTTTGAGGAGCTGACCAACAGCAAAGACAGTCAG GCCAAAAAGGTAAAGATGGACCTCCAGAAAGCTGCCACCATCCCAGTGAGCCAAATCTCCACCATTGCAG GCTCAAAGCTGAAGGAGATCTTTGACAAGATCCACAACCTGCTCTCCGGAAAACCAGTTCAGTCTGGCGGGCGCTCTGTGTCCGTCACACTTAACCCACAGGGCCTGGATTTTGTCCAGTACAAGCTGGCAGAGAAGTTTGTG AAacaaggagaggaggaggtggcCTCTCACCACGAAGCGGCATTCCCCATTGCGGTTGTGGCGTCTGGGATCTGGGAGCTCCACCCCAGAGTGGGCGACCTCATTCTTGCACATCTCCACAGGAAGTGTCCCTACTCAGTTCCCTTCTACCCACCTTTCAAGGAGGGAATGGCTTTGGAAGACTACCAGAG GACGCTTGGCTACCAAGTGAAGGACTCCAAAGTGGAACAGCAGGACAACTTTCTAAAGCGCATGTCTGGGATGATCCGACTCTACGCCGCCATCATCCAGCTCCGGTGGCCGTATGGAGGCCGACAACAG ATTCACCCTCACGGCTTAAATCATGGCTGGCGCTGGTTGGCACAAATCTTAAATATGGAGCCCCTGTCAGATGTGACAGCCACTCTCCTCTTTGACTTCTTGGAG GTGTGTGGGAATGCCCTCATGAAGCAGTACCAGGTACAGTTCTGGAAGATGATACTTCTCATCAAAGAGGACTACTTCCCCAG GATTGAAGCCATCACAAGCTCAGGACAGATGGGTTCCTTCATACGCCTCAAGCAGTTCTTAGAG AAATGTTTGCAGCGCAAGGAGATTCCTGTCCCCAAGGGCTTTCTGACCTCCTCCTTCTGGCGTTCCTGA